A region of Cellulophaga sp. RHA19 DNA encodes the following proteins:
- the carA gene encoding glutamine-hydrolyzing carbamoyl-phosphate synthase small subunit, with product MKYQARKKALILLADGTIFHGKAVGDADGTAFGEVCFNTGMTGYQEIFTDPSYFGQIMVTTNAHIGNYGTNKEEVESNSVKISGLVCKNFSYDYSRVDADASLQEFLNNSNLFAISDVDTRALVSYIRDNGAMNAVISTDVDNIESLKEQLANVPSMEGLELSSKVSTKEPYFYGDENAKYKIAALDIGIKKNILRNLAKRDAYIKVFPYNASYSELSSFNPDGYFISNGPGDPEPLTDAIQTAKDIIANNKTLFGICLGHQVIALANGVSTYKMHNGHRGINHPVMNITTGKGEITSQNHGFAINRDQAEANSDLEITHKHLNDNTVAGIRMKNKNVFSVQYHPEASPGPNDSNYLFDNFFELIKNS from the coding sequence GTGAAATATCAAGCAAGAAAAAAAGCGCTAATATTATTAGCAGACGGTACAATTTTTCACGGTAAAGCTGTTGGTGATGCAGATGGTACAGCATTTGGTGAAGTTTGTTTTAATACTGGTATGACAGGGTATCAGGAAATTTTTACAGATCCATCTTATTTTGGGCAAATTATGGTTACTACCAATGCACATATTGGTAATTACGGTACCAATAAAGAAGAGGTAGAGTCTAATTCTGTTAAGATTTCTGGGCTGGTTTGTAAAAATTTTAGTTATGATTATTCTAGAGTAGATGCGGATGCTAGTTTACAAGAGTTTCTAAATAACAGTAACCTTTTTGCTATTTCTGATGTAGATACAAGAGCTTTGGTTAGCTATATTAGAGATAATGGTGCTATGAATGCGGTAATTTCTACAGATGTAGATAATATAGAGAGTTTAAAAGAGCAATTGGCAAATGTTCCTAGTATGGAAGGTTTAGAATTATCTTCTAAAGTTTCTACTAAAGAACCTTATTTTTATGGAGATGAAAATGCAAAATATAAAATTGCTGCCTTAGATATAGGAATTAAAAAAAATATATTGCGTAACCTAGCTAAAAGAGATGCTTATATAAAAGTGTTTCCTTACAACGCATCTTATAGTGAGTTAAGTTCTTTTAATCCTGATGGTTATTTTATTTCTAATGGGCCTGGTGATCCAGAACCTTTAACTGATGCTATACAAACAGCTAAGGATATCATTGCTAACAATAAAACTTTATTTGGTATTTGTTTAGGTCATCAAGTGATTGCTTTAGCAAATGGAGTTTCTACATATAAAATGCATAATGGGCATAGAGGAATTAATCATCCGGTTATGAATATTACTACTGGTAAAGGAGAAATTACTTCTCAAAACCACGGTTTTGCTATTAATAGAGATCAAGCAGAGGCTAATAGTGATTTAGAAATTACACACAAACACTTAAACGATAACACTGTTGCTGGTATAAGAATGAAGAATAAAAATGTTTTTTCTGTACAGTATCACCCAGAAGCAAGTCCAGGTCCTAACGATTCTAATTATTTGTTTGATAATTTTTTCGAATTAATTAAAAACAGTTAG
- the rplQ gene encoding 50S ribosomal protein L17, with the protein MRHGKKVNHLGRKAAHRKAMLANMACSLIEHKRINTTVAKAKALKQFVEPLITKSKAENNQSVEKGTHNRRIVFKNLRDKYAVTTLFGEVSSKVGDRPGGYTRIIKLGNRLGDNADMALIELVDFNEVYNAGKPKEKKKSRRGRSKKAVAPVAETKSDDSEE; encoded by the coding sequence ATGAGACACGGTAAAAAAGTTAATCATTTAGGAAGAAAAGCAGCGCATAGAAAAGCTATGTTAGCAAATATGGCTTGTTCTTTAATTGAGCACAAAAGAATTAACACTACTGTTGCTAAAGCTAAAGCTTTAAAACAATTTGTAGAGCCTTTAATTACTAAATCAAAGGCAGAAAACAACCAGTCTGTAGAGAAAGGTACTCACAACAGACGTATAGTGTTTAAAAACTTAAGAGATAAGTACGCAGTAACAACTTTATTTGGTGAGGTTTCTTCTAAAGTAGGAGACAGACCAGGTGGTTATACAAGAATTATTAAGCTTGGTAACAGGTTAGGTGATAATGCTGATATGGCTTTAATAGAGTTAGTAGACTTTAATGAAGTTTATAACGCTGGTAAACCAAAAGAGAAGAAGAAATCTAGAAGAGGTAGAAGCAAAAAGGCTGTAGCGCCTGTAGCAGAAACAAAATCAGATGATTCAGAAGAATAA
- a CDS encoding DNA-directed RNA polymerase subunit alpha, with the protein MALLNFQKPDKVIMIDSTDFEGKFEFRPLEPGYGLTVGNALRRVLLSALEGFAITSVRMDKVEHEFSVIPGVVEDVTEMILNLKQVRFKRQIEDVETETVSISVSGKNQLTAGDFQKFISGYQVLNPDLVICNMDAKVSINMEIVIEKGRGYVPAEENKKPGAAIGTIPIDSIFTPIKNVKYSIENYRVEQKTDYEKLVFEISSDGSINPKDALTEAAKVLIHHFMLFSDERITLEADEIAQTETYDEESLHMRQLLKTKLVDMDLSVRALNCLKAAEVDTLGDLVSFNKNDLMKFRNFGKKSLTELEELVINKGLSFGMDLSKYKLDKD; encoded by the coding sequence ATGGCATTATTAAATTTTCAGAAGCCCGATAAAGTTATAATGATCGATTCTACAGATTTTGAAGGGAAATTTGAATTTCGTCCTTTAGAGCCTGGTTATGGATTGACTGTTGGAAACGCATTAAGAAGAGTATTACTTTCTGCATTAGAAGGTTTTGCAATTACTTCTGTAAGAATGGATAAAGTAGAACATGAGTTCTCTGTTATTCCAGGTGTTGTTGAAGACGTTACAGAAATGATTCTAAACTTAAAACAAGTTCGTTTTAAGAGACAAATAGAAGATGTTGAAACTGAAACTGTTTCAATTTCTGTAAGTGGTAAAAATCAGTTAACTGCGGGTGATTTTCAGAAATTTATTTCTGGGTACCAAGTATTAAATCCTGATTTAGTAATTTGTAATATGGATGCTAAAGTTAGCATTAATATGGAAATTGTTATTGAAAAAGGAAGAGGATACGTGCCGGCAGAAGAGAATAAAAAGCCTGGTGCTGCTATAGGAACTATTCCAATAGATTCTATCTTTACGCCAATTAAAAACGTAAAGTATAGTATTGAGAACTATCGTGTTGAACAAAAAACTGATTATGAAAAATTAGTTTTTGAAATTAGTAGCGATGGATCAATAAATCCTAAAGATGCTTTAACTGAAGCTGCAAAGGTTTTAATTCATCACTTTATGTTATTCTCTGATGAGCGTATTACATTAGAAGCTGATGAAATAGCTCAGACTGAGACTTATGATGAGGAATCATTACATATGCGTCAGTTGCTTAAAACAAAATTAGTAGATATGGATCTTTCGGTTCGTGCACTAAATTGTTTAAAAGCAGCAGAAGTAGATACATTAGGAGACTTAGTTTCTTTCAACAAAAACGATCTTATGAAGTTTAGAAACTTCGGTAAAAAATCATTAACAGAATTAGAAGAATTAGTGATTAATAAAGGATTGAGTTTTGGAATGGACTTGTCAAAATATAAATTGGATAAAGATTAA
- the rpsD gene encoding 30S ribosomal protein S4, which translates to MARYTGPKTKIARKFGEAIFGEDKSFEKKNYPPGQHGNNRRRGKKSEYAVQLMEKQKAKYSYGILEKQFRNLFAKANSSKGVTGEVLLQLCESRLDNVVYRMGVSNSRRGARQLVSHRHITVNGQLVNIPSYSLKPGDVVGVREKSKSLSAIQDALAANSRVYEWITWNSEKNEGTYVSIPERVQIPENIKEQLIVELYSK; encoded by the coding sequence ATGGCAAGATATACAGGACCTAAAACTAAAATCGCACGTAAATTCGGAGAAGCGATATTTGGAGAAGATAAGTCTTTTGAAAAAAAGAATTACCCTCCAGGACAACACGGTAACAATAGACGACGTGGTAAAAAATCTGAATATGCTGTCCAGTTAATGGAAAAGCAAAAAGCTAAATATTCTTACGGAATTTTAGAAAAACAATTTAGAAACTTATTTGCTAAAGCAAACAGCAGTAAAGGTGTTACTGGTGAAGTTTTACTTCAATTATGTGAATCTCGTTTAGACAACGTTGTTTACAGAATGGGTGTTTCTAATTCAAGAAGAGGAGCAAGACAATTAGTTTCTCACCGTCACATTACAGTTAACGGTCAATTGGTAAACATACCATCTTATTCTTTAAAGCCAGGTGATGTTGTAGGTGTTAGAGAAAAGTCTAAATCATTATCTGCTATACAAGATGCATTGGCTGCTAACAGTCGAGTATACGAGTGGATTACTTGGAATTCTGAGAAAAACGAAGGTACTTATGTATCAATTCCAGAAAGAGTTCAGATTCCAGAGAATATCAAGGAACAACTAATCGTCGAGTTATACTCTAAATAA
- the rpsK gene encoding 30S ribosomal protein S11: protein MAKSNTKTAKKRKVIVESVGEAHVTASFNNIIISLTNKKGDVISWSSAGKMGFRGSKKNTPYAAQVASEDCAKVAHEAGLRKVKVYVKGPGNGRESAIRAIHNSGIEVTEIIDVTPLPHNGCRPPKRRRV, encoded by the coding sequence ATGGCAAAGTCAAATACAAAAACAGCTAAAAAACGTAAAGTTATAGTTGAATCAGTTGGAGAAGCACACGTAACAGCTTCTTTTAACAACATTATTATTTCTTTAACAAACAAAAAAGGAGATGTAATCTCTTGGTCATCTGCCGGTAAAATGGGCTTTAGAGGATCTAAGAAGAATACACCTTATGCTGCGCAAGTAGCATCTGAAGATTGTGCTAAAGTTGCACATGAAGCAGGACTTAGAAAAGTTAAAGTTTATGTAAAAGGACCTGGTAACGGTAGAGAATCTGCAATACGTGCAATTCACAACTCAGGAATTGAAGTAACAGAAATTATTGATGTTACTCCATTACCACACAACGGTTGTAGACCTCCAAAAAGAAGAAGAGTTTAA
- the rpsM gene encoding 30S ribosomal protein S13: MARIAGVDIPKQKRGVIALTYIFGVGRSRAKEILAKAQVSEDTKVSDWNDDEIGRIRDAVSEFTIEGELRSEIQLSIKRLMDIGCYRGIRHRSGLPLRGQRTKNNSRTRKGKRKTVANKKKATK, encoded by the coding sequence ATGGCAAGAATTGCAGGTGTAGATATACCAAAACAGAAAAGAGGAGTTATAGCTTTAACGTACATATTTGGTGTAGGTAGAAGTAGAGCTAAAGAAATTTTAGCTAAAGCCCAAGTTAGTGAAGATACAAAAGTATCAGATTGGAATGATGACGAAATAGGTCGTATTCGTGATGCTGTATCTGAGTTTACTATTGAAGGTGAATTACGTTCAGAAATTCAATTAAGCATCAAACGTTTAATGGATATCGGATGTTACAGAGGAATTCGTCATAGGTCAGGTTTACCTTTAAGAGGTCAAAGAACTAAGAACAACTCTAGAACTAGAAAAGGTAAGAGAAAAACTGTTGCTAACAAGAAGAAAGCAACTAAATAA
- the ykgO gene encoding type B 50S ribosomal protein L36, producing the protein MKVRASIKKRSAECKIVRRKGRLYVINKKNPRFKQRQG; encoded by the coding sequence ATGAAAGTAAGAGCATCAATAAAAAAGAGAAGTGCCGAGTGCAAAATAGTGCGCAGAAAAGGACGGTTGTACGTAATTAATAAAAAGAATCCTAGATTTAAACAAAGACAAGGGTAA
- the infA gene encoding translation initiation factor IF-1, translating into MAKQAAIEQDGSIIEALSNAMFRVELENGHVVTAHISGKMRMHYIKLLPGDKVKLEMSPYDLTKARITYRY; encoded by the coding sequence ATGGCTAAACAAGCAGCGATAGAGCAAGACGGATCTATAATTGAAGCATTATCTAATGCAATGTTTCGCGTAGAGTTAGAAAACGGACACGTGGTTACAGCGCATATATCTGGAAAGATGAGAATGCATTATATTAAATTATTACCAGGTGATAAGGTGAAATTAGAAATGAGCCCTTATGACTTGACTAAAGCAAGAATTACATATAGATATTAA
- the secY gene encoding preprotein translocase subunit SecY gives MKKFFDTISNIWKIEELRNRIIITLTLLLVYRFGAQIALPGIDSQELGNLQTGTEQGIFGLLNAFTGGAFAKASVFALGIMPYISASIVVQLMGIAIPYLQKLQKEGESGRKTINQITRWLTIAICIVQAPAYLLGLGAFGVPDSAFVLGKGLDFMIPAVIILVTGTVFAMWLGEKITDKGIGNGISLLIMIGIIATMPQAFIQEVASRTGDNVGGPMFILVEVILWFLVILASVLIVLATRQIPVQYARRTASGGYEKNITGSRQYIPLKLNASGVMPIIFAQALMFLPGMIGKYFNTSAVGSWFEVNFQDPFGLAYNLLFAFLIIIFTYFYTAITVPTNKMADDLKRSGGFVPGTRPGKETADFLDKIMSLITLPGSIFLALLAVLPAIVVQLLGITGNWAMFYGGTSLLIMVGVAIDTVQQVNSYLLNRHYDGLMKSGKNRKVA, from the coding sequence ATGAAGAAATTTTTTGATACCATATCCAATATTTGGAAAATAGAAGAGTTAAGAAACAGAATAATTATTACGCTTACTTTACTATTAGTATACCGTTTTGGTGCTCAAATTGCACTACCAGGGATTGATTCTCAGGAATTGGGTAATTTACAAACAGGTACAGAACAAGGTATATTTGGTTTATTAAATGCATTTACAGGTGGGGCTTTTGCCAAGGCATCTGTTTTTGCATTGGGTATTATGCCTTATATTTCTGCATCTATTGTAGTGCAATTAATGGGTATTGCTATCCCTTACCTTCAAAAATTACAAAAAGAAGGTGAGAGTGGTAGAAAAACAATTAACCAAATTACAAGATGGTTGACTATTGCAATATGTATTGTACAGGCTCCTGCTTATCTTTTAGGTTTAGGTGCATTTGGAGTTCCAGATAGTGCTTTTGTATTAGGTAAAGGGCTAGATTTTATGATTCCAGCTGTAATTATATTAGTTACAGGTACTGTGTTTGCAATGTGGTTAGGAGAAAAAATAACAGATAAGGGTATTGGTAATGGTATTTCATTATTAATCATGATTGGTATTATTGCTACTATGCCTCAAGCATTTATTCAGGAAGTAGCTTCTAGAACAGGTGACAATGTTGGTGGACCAATGTTCATCCTTGTTGAAGTTATTTTATGGTTCTTAGTTATTTTGGCATCTGTACTAATAGTATTAGCTACACGTCAAATACCTGTTCAGTATGCAAGAAGAACCGCATCTGGTGGTTATGAGAAAAACATTACTGGATCTAGACAGTATATTCCTCTTAAGTTAAATGCATCTGGTGTTATGCCAATAATATTTGCACAAGCTTTAATGTTTTTGCCAGGTATGATTGGTAAGTATTTTAATACTTCTGCAGTAGGTTCATGGTTTGAGGTTAATTTTCAAGATCCCTTTGGATTAGCATATAATTTATTATTTGCTTTTCTAATTATAATATTCACATATTTTTATACTGCTATTACTGTACCAACAAATAAAATGGCAGATGACTTAAAAAGAAGTGGTGGATTTGTACCAGGAACAAGGCCTGGGAAAGAAACTGCAGATTTTTTAGATAAAATTATGTCATTAATTACGTTACCCGGATCTATTTTCTTAGCTTTGCTGGCTGTTTTACCAGCTATTGTTGTTCAGCTATTGGGAATTACAGGGAATTGGGCAATGTTTTATGGTGGAACATCACTACTAATTATGGTGGGTGTAGCAATTGATACGGTTCAACAAGTGAATTCATATTTGTTAAATAGACATTATGATGGCTTAATGAAAAGTGGTAAAAATAGAAAAGTAGCATAA
- the rplO gene encoding 50S ribosomal protein L15, with protein sequence MNLSNLTPAEGAVNKAGKIVGRGQGSGKGGTATRGHKGAKSRSGYSKKIGFEGGQMPLQRRVPKFGFTNINRKDYQGINLEKLQELVDKGAIKDVVTFETLLENRLVRKNDLVKILGGGELKATLKISAHKFTASAKQAIEAAGGEAISL encoded by the coding sequence ATGAATTTAAGTAATTTAACACCTGCAGAAGGTGCTGTCAATAAGGCAGGTAAAATCGTAGGTAGAGGACAAGGTTCTGGTAAAGGTGGTACTGCTACTAGAGGGCACAAAGGTGCTAAATCTAGATCTGGTTACTCTAAGAAAATTGGTTTTGAAGGTGGACAAATGCCGTTGCAAAGACGTGTACCTAAGTTTGGTTTTACAAATATCAATAGAAAAGATTACCAAGGAATTAATTTAGAGAAACTACAAGAGTTAGTTGATAAAGGAGCTATAAAAGATGTAGTTACTTTTGAAACTCTTTTAGAGAATAGATTAGTAAGAAAAAATGATTTGGTTAAGATTTTAGGTGGTGGTGAATTAAAAGCTACTCTTAAAATTTCTGCTCACAAATTTACTGCGTCTGCAAAGCAAGCTATTGAGGCTGCTGGAGGAGAAGCAATAAGTCTTTAA
- the rpmD gene encoding 50S ribosomal protein L30, with amino-acid sequence MGKIKVKQVKSNIKQTQRQKRTLEALGLRKIGQVVEHEATPNILGMVNKVEHLVSTEEA; translated from the coding sequence ATGGGAAAGATTAAAGTAAAGCAAGTTAAGAGTAATATTAAACAGACTCAAAGACAAAAAAGAACCTTAGAGGCTCTTGGGCTTAGAAAAATTGGTCAAGTTGTTGAGCATGAGGCTACGCCAAATATCCTTGGTATGGTAAATAAAGTTGAACATTTAGTTTCTACTGAAGAAGCTTAA
- the rpsE gene encoding 30S ribosomal protein S5, protein MYQRYKNVETVKPGGLDLKDRLVGVQRVTKVTKGGRAFGFSAIVVVGDENGVVGHGLGKSKDVATAIAKAVEDAKKNLIRIPLIKGTIPHEQKGKFGGARVYIQPASHGTGVIAGGAVRAVLEAVGVHDVLSKSQGSSNPHNVVKATFDALLQIRDAKTIADQRGVSLEKVFKG, encoded by the coding sequence ATGTACCAAAGATATAAAAACGTAGAAACAGTTAAACCAGGTGGATTAGATCTAAAAGATCGTTTGGTTGGTGTACAAAGAGTTACTAAGGTAACAAAAGGTGGTAGAGCTTTTGGTTTTTCTGCTATAGTAGTTGTAGGAGATGAAAACGGTGTTGTTGGACACGGTTTAGGTAAATCTAAAGATGTAGCTACTGCTATTGCAAAAGCTGTTGAAGACGCAAAAAAGAATTTAATTAGAATCCCTCTAATCAAAGGAACTATACCTCACGAACAAAAAGGTAAATTTGGTGGTGCTCGTGTATATATCCAACCTGCATCTCACGGTACAGGTGTAATTGCTGGTGGAGCTGTAAGAGCTGTATTGGAAGCAGTTGGTGTACATGATGTATTATCAAAGTCACAAGGATCTTCTAACCCTCATAACGTAGTTAAAGCAACTTTTGATGCTTTATTACAAATTAGGGATGCAAAAACAATTGCAGATCAAAGAGGAGTATCTTTAGAAAAAGTATTTAAAGGATAA
- the rplR gene encoding 50S ribosomal protein L18 — MGLSKTERRYRIKRRIRKVSFGTATKPRLAVFRSNKEIYAQIIDDNAGTTLVSASSRDNGLDAKGTKIEIANQVGKAIAEKALKAGIETIAFDRGGNLYHGRIKSLAEGAREGGLKF, encoded by the coding sequence ATGGGATTATCAAAGACTGAAAGAAGATACAGAATTAAAAGAAGGATTAGAAAAGTTTCATTTGGAACTGCAACTAAACCAAGATTAGCTGTATTTAGAAGTAACAAAGAGATTTATGCTCAAATTATTGATGATAATGCAGGAACTACATTAGTTTCAGCGTCTTCAAGAGATAACGGGCTAGATGCAAAAGGAACTAAAATAGAAATAGCTAACCAAGTAGGTAAAGCTATCGCTGAAAAGGCTTTAAAGGCTGGTATAGAAACTATTGCTTTTGATAGAGGTGGTAACTTATACCACGGAAGAATTAAATCATTAGCAGAAGGTGCTAGAGAAGGCGGACTTAAATTCTAA
- the rplF gene encoding 50S ribosomal protein L6 yields the protein MSRIGNNPVTIPEGVTVEVNDNVVTMKGKLGELTQEFSGVSVEIEEGSIIVKRNSEHKQDKAKHGLYRALFFNMIEGVSKGWTKELELVGVGYRASNQGQKLDLAVGFSHNIVLDIAPEVKVETVSEKGKNPIVKLTSFDKQLVGQVAAKIRAFRKPEPYKGKGIKFVGEVLRRKAGKSA from the coding sequence ATGTCTAGAATAGGTAATAATCCAGTAACAATTCCTGAGGGTGTAACCGTAGAGGTTAACGATAATGTAGTTACAATGAAAGGTAAATTGGGTGAATTAACTCAAGAGTTTTCAGGAGTTTCGGTAGAAATAGAAGAAGGGTCAATCATTGTAAAGAGAAATTCTGAGCATAAACAAGATAAAGCAAAGCACGGTTTGTATAGAGCTTTATTTTTTAATATGATAGAAGGAGTTTCTAAAGGTTGGACTAAAGAATTAGAATTGGTTGGTGTTGGTTATAGAGCTAGCAACCAAGGACAAAAATTAGATTTGGCTGTAGGTTTTTCACATAACATAGTTTTGGATATAGCTCCAGAGGTAAAAGTGGAAACAGTTTCTGAGAAAGGAAAGAATCCAATTGTAAAATTAACATCTTTTGACAAGCAATTAGTTGGTCAAGTAGCGGCTAAAATTAGAGCTTTTCGTAAGCCAGAGCCTTACAAAGGAAAAGGTATTAAGTTTGTTGGAGAAGTATTAAGAAGAAAAGCAGGTAAATCAGCTTAA
- the rpsH gene encoding 30S ribosomal protein S8 produces the protein MVTDPIADYLTRVRNASRAGHRVVEIPASNLKTEITKILFDQGYILSYKVIEDAVQGSIKIALKYNKATKEPVIKKIQRVSKPGLRKYAGSSDLPRVLNGLGIAIVSTSHGVMTSKQAKLEKVGGEVLCYVY, from the coding sequence ATGGTAACAGATCCTATAGCAGATTATTTAACAAGAGTTAGAAATGCCAGTCGTGCAGGTCACAGAGTGGTAGAGATTCCTGCTTCAAATCTAAAAACAGAGATAACTAAAATATTGTTCGATCAAGGATATATTTTAAGTTATAAAGTCATTGAAGACGCAGTACAAGGTTCAATCAAAATTGCTTTGAAATACAATAAAGCAACTAAAGAGCCTGTAATAAAAAAAATACAACGAGTAAGTAAGCCAGGTTTACGTAAGTATGCTGGTTCTTCAGACTTGCCAAGAGTACTTAACGGTTTAGGTATCGCTATAGTTTCTACTTCTCATGGAGTTATGACTAGCAAGCAAGCTAAGTTAGAAAAAGTTGGTGGTGAAGTTTTATGCTACGTTTATTAA
- the rpsN gene encoding 30S ribosomal protein S14 produces the protein MAKESMKARERKRAATVAKYAEKRKALKEAGDYEALQKLPKNASPVRMHNRCKLTGRPKGYMRTFGISRVTFREMANNGLIPGVKKASW, from the coding sequence ATGGCTAAAGAATCAATGAAGGCCCGCGAAAGAAAAAGAGCCGCAACAGTTGCAAAATATGCTGAAAAAAGGAAAGCTTTAAAAGAAGCTGGAGATTATGAAGCTTTACAAAAATTACCAAAAAATGCTTCACCTGTTCGTATGCATAACAGATGTAAGTTAACTGGAAGACCAAAGGGTTATATGAGAACTTTTGGAATTTCTAGGGTAACATTTAGAGAAATGGCTAACAATGGTTTAATCCCTGGGGTTAAAAAAGCAAGTTGGTAA
- the rplE gene encoding 50S ribosomal protein L5 → MTYTPRLKQEYKERIVSALTEEFEYKNVMQVPKLTKIVLSRGVGAAVADKKLIDHAMDELTLITGQKAVSTMSKKDVASFKLRKGMPIGAKVTLRGERMYEFLDRLITSALPRVRDFQGIKATGFDGRGNYNLGVTEQIIFPEINIDKINRINGMDITFVTTAETDKEAKSLLTQLGLPFKKN, encoded by the coding sequence ATGACTTACACTCCAAGATTAAAACAAGAATATAAAGAACGTATTGTTTCTGCTCTTACAGAGGAGTTTGAATATAAGAACGTTATGCAGGTGCCAAAACTTACTAAAATAGTTTTAAGTAGAGGTGTTGGTGCTGCAGTTGCAGATAAGAAGCTTATTGACCATGCAATGGATGAGTTAACACTTATAACAGGTCAGAAAGCAGTTTCTACAATGTCTAAAAAGGATGTTGCTTCTTTTAAATTACGTAAGGGTATGCCAATTGGTGCTAAAGTTACGTTAAGAGGTGAAAGAATGTATGAGTTTTTAGATAGGTTAATTACAAGTGCTTTGCCGCGTGTTAGAGATTTTCAAGGTATTAAAGCTACAGGTTTTGATGGTCGTGGAAACTATAACTTAGGTGTTACTGAGCAAATAATATTCCCAGAAATTAACATTGATAAGATTAATAGAATCAATGGTATGGATATTACTTTTGTAACTACAGCTGAAACTGATAAAGAAGCTAAATCATTATTAACTCAACTAGGATTACCTTTTAAAAAGAATTAG
- the rplX gene encoding 50S ribosomal protein L24 produces the protein MMKLKIKTGDTVRIIAGDHKGTEGKVVSVDREKNKAIVEGANMVSKHEKPSANNPQGGIVKKEAPLHISNLSLIDPKSGEVTKVGYEVRDGKKVRFSKKSNEVI, from the coding sequence ATGATGAAGTTAAAAATTAAAACAGGAGATACAGTAAGAATTATTGCCGGAGACCATAAAGGTACAGAGGGTAAAGTTGTTAGTGTTGACCGTGAAAAGAATAAGGCAATTGTTGAAGGTGCTAATATGGTATCTAAACATGAGAAGCCTAGCGCAAACAATCCTCAAGGAGGAATCGTTAAAAAGGAAGCTCCATTACACATTTCAAATTTATCTTTAATTGATCCAAAATCTGGAGAAGTAACAAAGGTAGGTTATGAAGTAAGAGATGGTAAGAAAGTGAGATTTTCTAAAAAATCTAATGAAGTAATTTAA
- the rplN gene encoding 50S ribosomal protein L14 yields MLQQESRLKVADNTGAKEVLTIRVLGGTKRRYASVGDKIVVSVKDATPNGGIKKGAVSTAVVVRTKKEVRRQDGSYIRFDDNACVLLNPTGEMRGTRVFGPVARELRDKQFMKIVSLAPEVL; encoded by the coding sequence ATGTTACAGCAAGAATCTAGACTAAAAGTGGCAGACAATACAGGGGCAAAAGAAGTTTTGACTATACGTGTATTGGGCGGTACCAAAAGAAGATATGCATCAGTTGGAGATAAAATAGTAGTGTCTGTTAAAGATGCTACTCCAAACGGAGGTATTAAAAAAGGTGCTGTTTCTACTGCAGTAGTTGTAAGAACTAAAAAAGAAGTAAGAAGACAAGATGGATCTTACATTCGTTTTGATGATAATGCGTGTGTATTATTAAACCCAACGGGTGAAATGAGAGGTACACGTGTTTTTGGACCTGTTGCAAGAGAGCTTCGTGATAAGCAATTCATGAAGATTGTTTCATTAGCCCCTGAGGTACTTTAA
- the rpsQ gene encoding 30S ribosomal protein S17, producing the protein MEKRNLRKERIGVVTSNKMEKSIVVSEVKRVKHPMYGKFVLKTKKYVAHDETNDCNIGDTVKIMETRPLSRTKCWRLVEILERAK; encoded by the coding sequence ATGGAAAAAAGAAATTTAAGAAAAGAGAGAATAGGAGTTGTAACTAGCAACAAAATGGAGAAATCAATTGTGGTTTCAGAAGTTAAGCGTGTTAAGCACCCTATGTACGGTAAGTTCGTGTTAAAAACAAAGAAATATGTTGCGCACGACGAAACAAACGATTGCAATATTGGTGATACAGTAAAAATAATGGAGACACGTCCATTGAGTAGAACTAAGTGTTGGAGATTGGTGGAAATTTTAGAAAGAGCTAAATAA